tgtttttgtatgttcttatatctgagaattaaccaatAATGTCAGTCCACCCGGCAATGATTACAGACACCTCGGTGTGTCCTTTGACACTTTATAAACTAGTGACCCACAGTGTTTGTCatgataccctgatgaagaccgcTTGTCTGTTGAAACGTTGGTTATTACATTATTGCATCTAGTCTCCTAGAGTGTGCAGCTCTGTTTCTTTTTCAAAAACTGCAAACACAGTAGCGTTCACgctcagtttcctgtgtgtatcaagaatggtccaccatccaaaggacatccagacaacttgacaactgtgggaaacaagagtcaacatgggccagcatccctgtggaacgctttcgacgccttgtagagtccatgccccaacaaattgaggctgttctaagggcaaaagggggtgcaaaacAATATTAGGATTGTGTTCCTAacatttggtatactcagtgtataatgcaGAAATGAGAATGGAGTGCTCTTTCTCAATTCCTTGCATCCTCACCGCCTTCTCAAAACTCATTGGAAAAGAAGGTCAGGGGAGGCTTGGACTTCCTCCTCCAATAAGGTTGAGACGGCGAGGAGATCCGATTCAAGGAATTGAAAGTTACAGCATGGGTAAATACCTGAACAGCGTCTCATCTGCTTCTCCAGGtcatggggtagtagtggtggagtggagggggtgaggggagagCGGTGAGGTGATATGGAGGAGGTGGGTTGAAGTGCTGTGGAAGTGGTGTCACAGCCTTTTCTGCTTCTGGTCCCGCTCAACACTGGTTCTCCTCAGTCTCGCTGCTCTTCCTTTGCTGCTGGGTTTAATATAATGCTTGCTTGTGTGGCCACGTGTACATTGGGGTTTCCTTGGGTGAGAATGGGCTCTTGTAGCGTGCTTAGTTGTGTTGTTGCTATAATGTCATTGTACCGTTGTGTACTTGGTTGTGCAGTATGCCGGACCAGCTCAATCTCCTCCTTGAGTTCCGGTTGTCCCGAGCTTCCTAGTGGCTCTTCTTTGAGAGCAGCACCAGTGATGTCATAGTCAGTGAGTGCTTCCAGGTGTCCCACAGGTGTCCTAAGCATGGGTTCTGTATCTATAGTTCTAAGGGTGTTGGCTGGCTGTTGTTCCGAATCCACCGGCGTGCTGATGGCGATGGGAACAGGCTCCAGTTTCCCCACTAGCTTTCCCCTTTCTAATTCCACTTCTTTTACTG
The DNA window shown above is from Salvelinus alpinus chromosome 31, SLU_Salpinus.1, whole genome shotgun sequence and carries:
- the LOC139561790 gene encoding uncharacterized protein — protein: MPRRDDGEDMHINLKYERLDMDWEVVKVGVFEEGDSIGNSMHKSQEYECLVSELAFEPSTSSEVWDPHCIHTEDSAATTTTLSLCSNDNVLLNSPTDRLIEQEAQVGSSQAPHPVPLKWLLFPLPNSVSPVKEVELERGKLVGKLEPVPIAISTPVDSEQQPANTLRTIDTEPMLRTPVGHLEALTDYDITGAALKEEPLGSSGQPELKEEIELVRHTAQPSTQRYNDIIATTQLSTLQEPILTQGNPNVHVATQASIILNPAAKEEQRD